The Mesorhizobium loti DNA segment TGCTGCCGGGTCGAGCTCATAGCTGACGCGCACGTCGGCTTCCCTTGCGCCCACCAGGGCAAGGGACGAGGCTTCCTCGATAATTGTCGTTAAACGCTCAACCTGACGCTCGCTTTCGCCTCTGGCGACGAAATCCCGCAGGTGGCGAATGACGTCTCCGGCGCGCAAGGCCTGCTCCGCGGCCTGCTCGACGGCCTCACGCAACATATCGGCGTTGTCATCCTTACTCTTTTCCAGAAGCCGGCGACTGCCCTTGAGATAGTTGGTGATGGCCGTCAGGGGCTGGTTGATCTCATGGGCGAGTGTCGAAGCCATTTCGCCCAGCGCGGTGAAGCGAGCCATATGAAGCAGCTCCTGCTGCTGCTCCTGTATGCGGGCTTCCGCCTTATGCCGCTCGGTGAGATCGCGGCAGAAGCCGGTAAAGAAACGTCCCGTCCCCGGGTGCATCTCGCCGACGGCAAGTTCCATGGGAAACGTCGAACCGTCCTTGCGCATCCCTGTTACGGTTCGGCCCAGACCAATGATCCGGCGCTCGCCCGTGCTCAGATACCGGTGCAAATACTCATCGTGCTCCTCCCGATAGGGTGACGGCATAAGGATACTGACATTGGCTCCGATGACTTCGCTTGACTTATAGCCGAACAGCGCCTCGGCCGCGGTGCTGAAGGACTGGATACGCGCCTGCTCGTCGATGACGACCATTGCGTCGGGAACCGTCGCCAGAATTGAGCGCAGATGGTCCTCGCGCAACTGCAGGGCAGCATTGGCGAAGGAAAGGTCGCTGACATCCGTGCCCTGGACGAAGATCGCGGTGATGTGACCGTCCTCAGCCTTGATGGGCTGGTAGACGAAGTCGAGGATGCGTTGCTCCGTGGTTCCATCGTGCGCATTGCGAAGGACGACCTTGACACTGCGTCCGACATAGGGCTCGCCCGTCTCGCTTACCTGATCGAGCCGTTCGAAGAAGCCCTGACCCTCAAGCTCGGGCAAGGCCTCGCGCACCGATTTGCCAATGACCTGGCGATGACCGATCAAACTCTGATAGGCGGCATTGGCCAGCTGGAAGATATGGCCGGGTTCGCTCAGCAAGGTCATGAAACCGGGCGCCTGGTCAAACATCAGGGCGAGAAGCTCATGTTCCGCGGCGCCGCGCGG contains these protein-coding regions:
- a CDS encoding pas sensor protein, whose product is MLSEANRKEPRGAAEHELLALMFDQAPGFMTLLSEPGHIFQLANAAYQSLIGHRQVIGKSVREALPELEGQGFFERLDQVSETGEPYVGRSVKVVLRNAHDGTTEQRILDFVYQPIKAEDGHITAIFVQGTDVSDLSFANAALQLREDHLRSILATVPDAMVVIDEQARIQSFSTAAEALFGYKSSEVIGANVSILMPSPYREEHDEYLHRYLSTGERRIIGLGRTVTGMRKDGSTFPMELAVGEMHPGTGRFFTGFCRDLTERHKAEARIQEQQQELLHMARFTALGEMASTLAHEINQPLTAITNYLKGSRRLLEKSKDDNADMLREAVEQAAEQALRAGDVIRHLRDFVARGESERQVERLTTIIEEASSLALVGAREADVRVSYELDPAAELVLTDRIQIQQVLLNLMRNAVEAMQGAPRRELRVVTRTRADGMAEVSVKDTGPGLAPEISAQLFQPFVTTKKQGMGVGLSICRTIVESHGGHIWAEAMPGGGTAFRFTLRIVEKDEVANGKQ